The stretch of DNA CGGGGCCGAAGTGATTCACGTGGAACCGTTGAATGGGGATGACGCCAGAGAGTTCGGCCCGTTCGCCGGCAGTGGCGGGAAAAACAACTCGGGATATTTCATCAGCCTCAACCGCAACAAGAAGAGCCTGGCGCTGGACCTGAAACAGGAAAAAGGAAAAAAAATCCTGACGGATCTGATCAAGATCTCGGATGTGGTGGTTGAGAACTTCAGGCCCACGACGATGCGGAAACTGGGTTTCGGGTGGGAAGAGCTACAGCGTATCAACCCCAGGATTATTTATGCCTCCATCAGTGGATTCGGTCAGGACTCGCTGCCTGGCTATGATGCCAGGCCCTCTTACGATATGGTGGCCCAGGGGTACAGCGGCTTGATGAGTATCACCGGCCCCGAAGGCGGGCCGCCGTGTCGGGTCGGCTCATCCGTGGGAGACATCTTTGCCGGCCATCAGGCGACTATCGCCATAATGGCGGCTCTGCTGCACCGGGAAAAAACCGGCCGGGGGCAGCATTTCGACGGGGCCATGATCGATGGGCTTTTTACCGTGCTGGAGAATGCCGTTGTGCGTTACACGATCAGCGGCGAGGTTCCCGGCCCCCTGGGCAGCGCCCACCCGTCGATCGTTCCCTTCCAGTCCTTCCCGACCAAAGACGATTCCC from Deltaproteobacteria bacterium encodes:
- a CDS encoding CoA transferase is translated as MARALENIRVVDLSHVLAAPTCTMFLADLGAEVIHVEPLNGDDAREFGPFAGSGGKNNSGYFISLNRNKKSLALDLKQEKGKKILTDLIKISDVVVENFRPTTMRKLGFGWEELQRINPRIIYASISGFGQDSLPGYDARPSYDMVAQGYSGLMSITGPEGGPPCRVGSSVGDIFAGHQATIAIMAALLHREKTGRGQHFDGAMIDGLFTVLENAVVRYTISGEVPGPLGSAHPSIVPFQSFPTKDDSHLIIALGNDNLWKSFCKLIDRKDLSDHPKFATNPLRTEHRKDLEQILIPEFRKKTRKEWLELLGKAGLPHSPANNIKEICEDPHIAHRKMLVEIDQPRLGKMKIVGSPLRLSETPGEVYAPAPLLGQHSEEILEKTLGYQKEEIDSLKAENVINRTV